In a single window of the Natator depressus isolate rNatDep1 chromosome 24, rNatDep2.hap1, whole genome shotgun sequence genome:
- the LOC141977143 gene encoding basal cell adhesion molecule-like, with protein sequence MALPAPLVLLAALALCWAHGERPTVRLLDQGGPMLEGSYVTMECLTDEDGADMSQFTFQKYSRWLQTWVSLDRPGRLRCWFFDVNVTRAQGRLLLAIEALQSWHAGAYRCLAANATGNASASAEIRLRVEYLRSVYVTRAHTWCGTVGDSLAVMEGEDLELQCSADASQPPEYEWSRQGDDWVVASSSLSLPQVSREQAGTYVCRAQHPGLPRLASSRAVRLDVQGAQSSYRLEPGLGLSTPMLLLAVGLPALLLLLLVLGLGAFILRHRGAPKVPAREEPGQRTPIYKGSLESVPSAVGDQQPLVL encoded by the exons CAAGGGGGCCCGATGCTGGAGGGCAGCTACGTGACCATGGAGTGTCTGACGGACGAGGACGGCGCTGACATGAGCCAATTCACCTTCCAGAAATACAGTCgg TGGCTCCAGACCTGGGTCTCCCTGGACCGACCCGGCCGGCTGCGCTGCTGGTTCTTCGACGTGAACGTGACGCGGGCGCAggggcgcctcctgctggccatcgaGGCCCTGCAGTCCTGGCACGCCGGGGCCTACCGCTGCCTGGCCGCCAACGCCACCGGCAACGCCAGCGCCTCCGCCGAGATCCGCCTGCGCGTGGAGT ATCTGCGGAGCGTCTACGTGACCCGCGCCCACACCTGGTGCGGGACCGTGGGCGACTCCCTGGCCGTGATGGAGGGCGAGGATCTGGAGCTGCAGTGCTCGGCGGACGCCTCCCAGCCCCCCGAGTACGAGTGGAGCCGCCAG GGGGACGACTGGGTGGTGGCGTCCAGCTCGCTGAGCCTGCCCCAGGTGAGCCGGGAGCAGGCCGGGACCTACGTGTGCCGGGCGCAGCACCCTGGCCTGCCCCGCCTGGCGAGCAGCCGGGCCGTGCGGCTGGACGTGCAGGGGGCGCAGAGCAGCTACCGGCTGG agccggggctggggctgagcacccccatgctgctgctggccgtggggctgccggccctgctgctcctgctgctggtgctggggctgGGCGCCTTCATTCTGCGGCACCGCGGTGCCCCTAAGGTCCCGGCCAG GGAGGAGCCCGGCCAGCGCACCCCAATCTACAAAGGCAGCCTGGAGTCGGTCCCCTCGGCCGTGGGGGACCAGCAGCCCCTGGTGCTGTGA
- the CADM4 gene encoding cell adhesion molecule 4, producing MLAALGLLWAAGRALAQEVQTENMTVVEGGVAEINCRLHRYDGSIVVIQNPARQTLFFNGTRALKDERFQLVEFTQKQVRILLSDVRLEDEGGYFCQLYTDDTHHQIASLTVLVAPENPTVEVKEQAVEGGEVELTCVVPRSRPAATLRWYRDRRELRGLSSREQLGKVFRVSSSVRLRVERRDHGAIVTCEATHPALRGQRKQTQYVLDVQYSPTARIQPSQAVLREGDTLLLTCVVNGNPLPTEITWSRANDSLPERVQIQGAELTLPALNPGDNGTYACQAANKHGRASDQYVLVVYDPGAIVEAQTSVPYAIVGGILALLVFAVICVLIGLVWGSIRQKGSYLTHEASGLDEHGEVREAFLNGGGSHKRKEEFFI from the exons CCCTGGCGCAGGAGGTGCAGACGGAGAACATGACGGTGGTGGAGGGCGGCGTGGCCGAGATCAACTGCCGGCTGCACCGGTACGACGGCTCCATCGTGGTAATCCAGAACCCGGCCCGGCAGACGCTCTTCTTTAACGGCACGCGGG CCCTGAAGGACGAGCGGTTCCAGCTGGTGGAGTTCACCCAGAAGCAGGTGCGGATCCTGCTCTCCGACGTCCGGCTGGAGGACGAGGGCGGCTACTTCTGCCAGCTGTACACCGACGACACGCACCACCAGATCGCCTCGCTCACCGTGCTGG TGGCCCCCGAGAACCCCACAGTGGAGGTGAAGGAGCAGGCGGTGGAGGGCGGGGAGGTTGAGCTGACGTGCGTCGTGCCCCGGTCGCGCCCCGCGGCCACCCTGCGCTGGTACCGGGACCGGCGGGAGCTGCGAG GACTCAGCAGCcgggagcagctggggaaggttTTCCGGGTCAGCTCGTCGGTGCGGCTGCGGGTCGAGCGCCGGGACCACGGGGCCATCGTGACGTGCGAGGCCACGCACCCCGCCCTGCGCGGGCAGCGGAAGCAGACGCAGTACGTGCTGGATGTGCAGT ACTCGCCCACGGCGCGGATCCAGCCCAGCCAGGCCGTGCTGCGTGAGGGCGACACCCTGCTCCTCACCTGCGTCGTCAACGGCAACCCGCT CCCCACTGAGATCACGTGGAGCCGGGCGAACGACTCGCTGCCCGAGCGGGTGCAGATCCAGGGCGCGGAGCTGACCCTGCCAGCGCTGAACCCGGGGGACAACGGCACCTACGCCTGCCAAGCGGCCAACAAACACGGCCGCGCCTCCGACCAGTATGTGCTGGTGGTCTACG acCCCGGGGCCATCGTGGAGGCCCAGACCTCAGTGCCCTACGCCATCGTGGGCGGCATCCTGGCCCTACTGGTCTTCGCCGTCATCTGCGTCCTGATCGGCCTGGTGTGGGGCTCCATCCGGCAGAAAG GCTCCTACCTGACGCATGAGGCCAGCGGGCTGGACGAGCACGGCGAGGTGCGCGAGGCCTTTCTCAACGGCGGGGGCAGCCACAAGCGCAAGGAGGAGTTCTTCATCTGA